The following are encoded together in the Panthera leo isolate Ple1 chromosome B4, P.leo_Ple1_pat1.1, whole genome shotgun sequence genome:
- the LOC122223631 gene encoding olfactory receptor 6C2-like: protein MTLSCKLIFIFLFLTYTLSLSGNLTIIILTFVDPHLKTPMYFFLKNFSLEISFTSAITPRYLYSIATGDNIITYKACIIQVFFTDLCRVSEFFLLTAMSYDYYVAICKPLHYVIIMSKRVCGILIICCRMAGLCVIIPPLSLGLNLKFCDSNMIHHFACDAFPLVKISCSDTWFVEWTVIICAVLTLNMTLTCVVLSYAYIIKTIFRFPSVQQRKKAFLTCSSHMIVISITYGTCIFIYMNPTAKEKMTINKGVSLLISSFSPTLNPFTYTLRNNQG from the coding sequence ATGACCCTGAGCTGCAAGTTGATTTTTATCTTCCTATTTCTTACCTACACACTGAGTCTAAGTGGAAACTTGACAATCATCATACTCACTTTTGTGGATCCTCACCTTAAAACACCCatgtactttttcttaaaaaatttctcCTTAGAGATCTCATTCACATCTGCCATTACTCCCAGGTATTTGTATAGCATAGCAACAGGTGACAACATTATTACCTATAAAGCTTGTATCATCCAAGTATTTTTTACTGACCTCTGTAGAGTATCAGAGTTTTTTCTGCTGACCGCCATGTCCTATGACTATTATGTGGCCATATGCAAACCCTTGCATTATGTGATCATCATGAGCAAGAGGGTCTGCGGGATTCTCATCATCTGTTGTCGAATGGCTGGTTTATGTGTAATAATCCCACCACTTAGCCTGGGTTTAAATCTAAAATTTTGTGACTCTAACATGATTCATCATTTTGCCTGTGATGCATTTCCCTTAGTGAAAATCTCATGTTCAGATACATGGTTCGTGGAATGGACAGTTATAATCTGTGCTGTGCTGACCTTGAATATGACTCTTACTTGTGTAGTTCTGTCATATGCTTACATCATCAAGACAATTTTTAGATTCCCTTCTGTTCAACAAAGGAAAAAGGCCTTTTTGACCTGTTCTTCCCATATGATTGTGATATCTATCACCTATGGCACATGCATTTTCATCTATATGAATcctacagcaaaagaaaaaatgaccatTAATAAAGGAGTTTCActgctcatttcttctttttcccctacATTAAACCCATTTACTTACACCTTGAGAAACAATCAAGGTTAA